A region from the Geobacter benzoatilyticus genome encodes:
- the hypD gene encoding hydrogenase formation protein HypD codes for MKYQDEFRDRDIVQGLASRIRELVAGRREPMTFMEVCGTHTMSIYQYGLRTLLPPQVRLISGPGCPVCVTPNEYLDRAVALCRVPEVIVATFGDMVRVPGSTSSLLEERAKGADIRIVYSPLDAVALAAANPGKRVVFLGVGFETTAPAIGGSILAAKKQSLGNYFVLAAHKTMPQPMRVLSADPELKIDGYICPAHVSAITGPDAYRFLAEEFRIPCVITGFEPVDLMQGVEMLARQVVAGESRVETQYSRVVRPEGNRKAQAVIREVFTPCDAPWRGIGVIPGSGLRIVDAYAAFDAGKIIPVEVEETKEHAGCLCGEILKGKAAPADCPLFAGACTPESPVGACMVSSEGTCAAAYKYGQ; via the coding sequence ATGAAGTATCAGGACGAATTCCGCGATCGAGACATCGTGCAGGGGCTGGCCTCCCGGATCAGGGAGTTGGTGGCCGGCCGCAGAGAGCCCATGACTTTCATGGAGGTCTGCGGCACCCATACCATGTCGATCTACCAGTATGGGCTTCGCACCCTTCTGCCTCCCCAGGTGCGGCTCATTTCCGGTCCGGGGTGCCCCGTCTGCGTTACCCCCAATGAGTATCTCGACCGGGCCGTAGCCCTCTGCCGGGTCCCCGAAGTTATCGTTGCCACCTTCGGCGACATGGTGCGGGTCCCCGGTTCCACGTCGTCGCTCCTGGAGGAGCGCGCCAAGGGGGCTGATATCCGGATTGTGTACTCGCCCCTGGACGCCGTTGCCCTGGCGGCCGCGAATCCCGGGAAGAGGGTGGTTTTCCTCGGGGTCGGCTTCGAGACTACTGCGCCGGCCATCGGGGGGAGCATTTTGGCGGCTAAGAAACAGAGCCTCGGCAACTACTTCGTGCTGGCGGCCCATAAGACCATGCCCCAGCCCATGCGGGTCCTTTCCGCCGACCCGGAGCTGAAGATCGACGGCTACATCTGCCCTGCCCACGTGAGCGCCATCACCGGCCCGGATGCATACCGCTTCCTTGCCGAGGAATTCCGCATTCCCTGTGTCATCACCGGCTTCGAGCCCGTGGACCTCATGCAGGGGGTCGAGATGCTGGCCCGCCAGGTGGTTGCCGGGGAGAGCCGGGTGGAGACCCAGTACAGCCGCGTGGTGCGCCCCGAGGGGAACCGCAAGGCCCAGGCGGTGATCCGGGAAGTATTCACCCCCTGCGACGCCCCCTGGCGCGGCATCGGCGTCATCCCGGGGAGCGGCCTGCGGATAGTCGATGCCTACGCCGCCTTCGACGCCGGGAAGATCATCCCCGTGGAGGTGGAGGAGACAAAGGAGCACGCCGGCTGCCTTTGCGGCGAGATCCTCAAGGGGAAGGCGGCTCCGGCCGACTGCCCCCTCTTTGCCGGCGCCTGCACCCCTGAGTCCCCGGTTGGCGCCTGTATGGTCTCCTCCGAGGGGACCTGCGCGGCGGCATACAAGTACGGGCAGTGA
- a CDS encoding HypC/HybG/HupF family hydrogenase formation chaperone, translating into MCLGVPMRVVSVGEDGVVAEIDGVRKDASLMLLDEEVKEGDFIIVHAGFAISKLDEEDARETLRLMREVFRPEDMA; encoded by the coding sequence CTCGGAGTACCAATGCGGGTTGTTAGCGTCGGTGAAGACGGAGTCGTTGCCGAGATCGACGGCGTAAGGAAAGACGCGAGTCTCATGCTCCTCGACGAGGAGGTGAAGGAGGGGGATTTCATAATCGTTCATGCAGGGTTTGCCATTTCCAAACTCGATGAAGAGGATGCCCGGGAGACGCTGCGGTTGATGCGGGAGGTGTTTCGCCCCGAGGATATGGCATAG